Proteins encoded in a region of the Rissa tridactyla isolate bRisTri1 unplaced genomic scaffold, bRisTri1.patW.cur.20221130 scaffold_427, whole genome shotgun sequence genome:
- the CDC6 gene encoding cell division control protein 6 homolog, whose product MASSSPQRQPTIGFPRRRSARRLAAPPAKSGPDPPAPRLPPSPRASGPAELGTHPARPEALPLSPRKRLGDDNLCNVPRALPCSPAKRSKENQGRRLLFGDPPASPEKPGSPGPSPRRGGQETPRSSGLGGQPARARLFRQEGTCYQQVKRVLHAAVPDRLHGRERETGVIRQFLREHVGGRRPGSLYISGAPGTGKTACLSRVLLDCKDELAGSKTIVLNCMALSSPQGVFPAVGQQLGLPAATGREGVRRLEKQLTARGPMVLLVLDELDQLESKGQDVLYTLFEWPRLPSSRLVLVGLANALDLTDRSLARLGACPAGGPRLLHFPPYTREQLTAILQERLGQVAGDTVLDAAALQFCARKVSAVSGDARKALDVCRRAVEVVELEVRSQTLLKPLPGGDSPASPVPKRVGVPHISRVISEVFGDRLAAGGRGPQGAFPLQQKVLLCSLLLLGRHLRAREVTLGKLHDAYSQVCRRQQLPAVDQAECLSLVTLLESRGVLELKKAKEARLAKVSLKLEAAAVEHALQDAALVGSILAQGLC is encoded by the exons atggccagcagcagcccgCAGCGCCAGCCCACCATCGGCTTCCCCCGCAGGAGGAGCGCCCGCCGCCTCGCCGCCCCCCCGGCTAAGAGCGGCCccgacccccccgccccgcggctcccgcccAGCCCCCGGGCCTCGGGCCCCGCCGAGCTCGGCACACACCCCGCCCGGCCCGAAGcgctgcccctcagcccccgcAAGCGCCTGG GTGACGACAACCTCTGCAACGTCCCCCgcgccctgccctgctccccggcCAAGCGCAGCAAGGAGAACCAGGGCCGCCGCTTGCTCTTCGGCgaccccccagcctcccccgagaagccgggcagccccggcccgtcCCCACGGCGTGGGGGGCAGGAGACCCCCCGGAGCTCGGGGCTGGGCGGGCAGCCTGCCCGCGCCCGGCTCTTCAGGCAGGAAG GCACATGCTACCAGCAGGTGAAGCGGGTGCTGCACGCTGCGGTGCCCGACCGCCTCCACGGCAGGGAGAGGGAGACGGGCGTCATCCGGCAGTTCCTGCGGGAACACGTTGGCGGGCGCCGGCCTGGAAGCCTCTACATCTCCGGAGCCCCCGGGACCGGGAAAACGGCCTGCCTGAGCCGCGTCCTGCTTGACTGCAAG GATGAGCTCGCCGGGAGCAAAACCATCGTCCTCAACTGCATGGCGCTCAGCAGCCCGCAGGGCGTCTTCCCCGCcgtggggcagcagctggggctgcccgcGGCCACCGGCCGGGAGGGCGTGCggaggctggagaagcagctgacGGCCCGGGGGCCCATGGT CCTTCTGGTGCTGGACGAGCTGGACCAGCTGGAGAGCAAGGGGCAGGACGTGCTCTACACCCTCTTCGAGTGGCCCCGGTTGCCCAGCTCCAGGCTGGTCCTCGTGG GGTTGGCCAACGCGCTGGACCTGACGGACCGCAGCCTGGCCAGGCTCGGTGCCTGCCCGGCCGGTGGCCCCCGGCTGCTGCACTTCCCACCCTACACCAGGGAGCAGCTCACCGCCATCCTGCAGGAGCGGCTGGGGCAG GTGGCTGGTGACACCGTCCTGGATGCCGCCGCGCTCCAGTTCTGCGCCCGCAAGGTCTCCGCGGTCTCCGGTGATGCTCGGAAAGCCCTGGATGTCTGCAG GCGCGCCGTGGAggtggtggagctggaggtgcGGAGCCAGACCCTGCTCAAGCCGCTGCCCGGCG GTGACTCCCCGGCGTCCCCCGTCCCCAAGCGCGTGGGGGTCCCGCACATCTCCCGCGTGATCTCGGAGGTGTTCGGGGACCggctggcggcgggcggccgggggccCCAGGGCGCCTTCCCGCTGCAGCAGaaagtgctgctctgctccctgctcctgctcggCCGCCACCTGCGCGCCCGGGAGGTGACACTGGGGAAG ctccaCGACGCCTACAGCCAGGTCTGCCGGCGGCAGCAGCTCCCCGCTGTCGATCAGGCCGAGTGCTTGTCCCTCGTCACCCTCCTGGAGTCCCGCGGTGTCCTGGAGCTGAAGAAGGCCAAGGAGGCCCGGCTGGCCAAG GTCTCCCTGAagctggaggcggcggcggtggagcACGCTCTGCAGGACGCGGCGCTGGTGGGCAGCATCCTGGCGCAGGGGCTGTGCTaa